The following proteins come from a genomic window of Plutella xylostella chromosome 22, ilPluXylo3.1, whole genome shotgun sequence:
- the LOC105394215 gene encoding uncharacterized protein LOC105394215, translated as MWPVTVYVVCALMATALAQTTESPSDFTPVVTATCKTGVMSIRINFNVPFNGVAHAREFRTPACMAQGNGSEALSYDINLMAAQGSSDYCGVFWNNRTDERSLPLAVRVHRTLELADDKFYVITCGKAGFRNAKNETSLVSLRVLNEHNKKVLNAAYGLPYTLRAEMSKIDGTHGIKMKNCFAFNMRNNTADLLDGRGCPVKEQSVVVHHSPGVADLVIASMFRFPDSSQVNFQCDIAICKGTCPIFDCSEPGIPAGDTTGEEGIVTTSTGVFVLDPNDNLVAALSCSEGGIHPVWLLYLAIALGVMFVVMLLVNCFLCTAMTCSCARTDVIEKDPSVVEDYDPYRSWHGSQYGSRYPSSTIHSARSVSDNSDHYAIVQSRPGSRHSGMHRSRH; from the exons ACGACGGAGAGCCCGTCGGACTTCACGCCAGTGGTGACGGCGACGTGCAAGACCGGCGTCATGTCCATCCGGATCAACTTCAACGTGCCCTTCAACGGCGTCGCGCACGCCAGGGAGTTCAG GACGCCGGCGTGCATGGCTCAGGGCAACGGCAGCGAGGCGCTCAGCTACGACATCAACCTGATGGCCGCGCAGGGCTCCAGTGACTACTGCGGGGTCTTCTGGAACAAT CGAACGGACGAGAGATCTCTGCCGCTGGCCGTGCGAGTGCACCGGACCCTCGAGCTGGCAGACGACAAGTTCTATGTCATCACGTGCGGGAAGGCTGGCTTCAGGAATGCTAA GAACGAAACGTCCCTCGTTTCGTTGCGCGTCCTCAACGAACACAACAAGAAGGTGCTGAACGCGGCGTACGGGCTGCCGTACACGCTGCGCGCAGAGATGAGCAAGATCGACG GAACGCACGGCATCAAAATGAAGAATTGCTTCGCGTTCAACATGAGGAATAACACGGCGGACCTACTCGACGGCAGAGG GTGTCCGGTGAAGGAGCAGTCGGTGGTGGTGCACCACTCGCCGGGCGTGGCGGACCTGGTCATCGCCTCCATGTTCCGCTTCCCGGACTCCTCGCAGGTCAACTTCCAGTGCGACATCGCTATTTGTAAAG GAACGTGTCCCATATTCGACTGCTCTGAGCCTGGCATCCCGGCGGGAGACACCACGGGCGAGGAGGGCATCGTCACCACCTCCACCGGGGTCTTCGTGCTCGACCCGAACGATAACTTAG TGGCAGCGCTATCCTGCTCGGAGGGCGGCATCCACCCGGTGTGGCTGCTGTACCTGGCCATCGCGCTCGGCGTCATGTTCGTGGTCATGCTGCTCGTCAACTGCTTCCTCTGCACCGCCATGACCTGCTCCTGCGCACGGACTGAC GTGATAGAAAAGGACCCGTCGGTGGTGGAAGACTACGACCCATACCGCAGCTGGCACGGCAGTCAGTATGGCAGCCGGTACCCTTCTTCTACTATACACTCTGCGAG GTCCGTATCAGATAACAGCGACCACTACGCCATAGTGCAGTCGCGACCCGGCAGCCGGCACTCTGGCATGCATCGCAGCAGACACTAG